A region of Rhodoferax potami DNA encodes the following proteins:
- a CDS encoding LysE family translocator, translating into MAPLDAWLHAPMAAQLALAWTTYLIGTASPGPSNMAIMGMAMNAGRRPALWLTLGILSGSWFWGVLAALGVSQLLASFGAGLIAMKVLCGLYLLWLAFKSGRAAMQPHAATAAATPQAVDARSLYLRGLAMHLTNPKAVLSWLATVTVGIPAGASPHLAWVVVGGCMVMGAAIFGGYALAFSTPAARRVYARARRGLEGLLAAVFGIAGLQLLRTSTHAH; encoded by the coding sequence ATGGCGCCGCTAGACGCCTGGCTGCACGCCCCCATGGCCGCGCAACTGGCGCTGGCGTGGACTACCTATTTGATTGGCACCGCCAGCCCCGGCCCCAGCAACATGGCCATCATGGGCATGGCCATGAACGCCGGGCGCCGCCCCGCGCTGTGGCTGACGCTGGGCATTTTGAGCGGCTCGTGGTTCTGGGGCGTACTGGCGGCACTGGGTGTTTCGCAGCTGCTGGCCAGCTTCGGAGCAGGCTTAATCGCCATGAAAGTGCTGTGCGGTTTGTACCTGCTGTGGCTGGCCTTCAAGTCGGGCCGCGCAGCCATGCAGCCCCACGCTGCTACAGCAGCGGCCACACCGCAGGCGGTGGATGCGCGCAGCCTGTATTTGCGTGGTTTGGCCATGCACCTCACCAACCCTAAAGCCGTTTTGAGCTGGCTGGCCACGGTCACGGTGGGCATTCCTGCCGGCGCCTCGCCCCACCTCGCTTGGGTAGTGGTAGGCGGCTGCATGGTCATGGGGGCGGCAATTTTCGGCGGCTACGCGCTGGCGTTTTCTACCCCTGCCGCACGCCGCGTCTATGCCCGCGCCCGCCGCGGGCTGGAGGGCCTGCTGGCAGCAGTGTTCGGCATAGCCGGGCTGCAGCTGCTGCGCACCAGCACCCACGCACATTGA
- a CDS encoding threonine dehydratase — protein MTANALLPTLQNIEAAAQVVYREFGPTPQYRWGQLSSLLGATCWVKHENHTPVGAFKIRGGLTYFDQLAQRGAMPAEVVGATRGNHGQSVGWAARAHGVPCTIVVPHGNSVEKNAAMRALGVTLIEHGTDFQESREFAIQLAQDRGAHMVPSFHPDLLRGVATYWWELLKAAPELDVIYVPIGQGSGACSAVAAKRALGHRARIVGVVSAHATTYADSFAAGKVVEAPVTTQLADGMACRVADPEALEILMGAIDHLVQVTDAEVAQAMRDIFACTHNVAEGAGAASFAAAMQERTSLQGQTVGITLCGGNVDSAVFAGVLRA, from the coding sequence ATGACTGCCAACGCCCTGCTCCCCACCCTGCAAAACATCGAAGCTGCGGCCCAGGTGGTGTACCGCGAATTCGGCCCCACACCGCAGTACCGCTGGGGCCAGCTCTCCAGCCTGCTGGGCGCCACCTGCTGGGTCAAGCATGAGAACCACACGCCGGTGGGCGCCTTCAAGATCCGCGGCGGCCTGACCTACTTTGACCAGCTGGCCCAGCGCGGCGCCATGCCCGCCGAAGTGGTGGGCGCCACGCGCGGCAACCACGGCCAAAGCGTGGGCTGGGCCGCACGGGCGCACGGCGTGCCTTGCACCATCGTGGTCCCGCACGGCAACTCGGTGGAAAAGAACGCCGCCATGCGCGCACTGGGCGTCACCCTCATCGAGCACGGCACCGACTTTCAAGAGAGCCGCGAGTTCGCCATTCAACTCGCCCAAGACCGTGGCGCCCACATGGTGCCCAGCTTCCACCCTGACCTGCTGCGCGGCGTGGCCACCTACTGGTGGGAACTGCTCAAGGCGGCGCCGGAGTTGGATGTGATTTATGTGCCCATCGGCCAAGGCTCCGGCGCCTGCAGCGCCGTGGCTGCCAAACGCGCGCTGGGCCACCGGGCCCGCATTGTGGGCGTGGTGAGCGCACACGCCACCACCTATGCCGATTCATTCGCAGCCGGCAAAGTGGTCGAAGCCCCCGTGACCACCCAACTGGCCGACGGCATGGCCTGCCGCGTGGCAGACCCCGAGGCGCTGGAGATATTGATGGGCGCCATCGATCACCTGGTGCAAGTGACCGACGCCGAAGTCGCCCAAGCCATGCGCGACATCTTTGCCTGCACCCACAACGTAGCCGAAGGCGCCGGCGCTGCCAGCTTTGCCGCCGCCATGCAAGAACGGACTAGCCTGCAAGGGCAGACGGTGGGGATTACCTTGTGCGGGGGTAATGTGGACTCGGCGGTGTTTGCCGGGGTGCTGCGAGCTTAG
- a CDS encoding PhzF family phenazine biosynthesis protein has translation MPQLRPFAQVDVFTAQPYLGNPLAVVLDGSGLNDAQMQGFARWTNLSETTFLLPPTPEAAAQGADYRVRIFTPGGELPFAGHPTLGSCHAWLEAGGAPQAKDRIVQECAKGLVQICRDGSRLAFAAPSFQRKNPSPGLLAQVAHALGLTAKQIISAQHLSNGTDWLGVLVDDMQSVLQLQPDHPALKNLGVKVGVAAVDSARAAPDSIASKLEVRAFAALNGINEDPVTGSLNASLAQWLIADEYMPASYVVHQGTCIQREGRIHIREDASGQVWVGGDSVTCIRGSATL, from the coding sequence GTGCCCCAGCTTCGCCCCTTCGCCCAAGTCGATGTGTTCACTGCCCAGCCGTATTTGGGTAACCCGCTCGCCGTCGTGCTCGACGGCAGCGGCCTGAATGATGCGCAGATGCAGGGCTTTGCGCGATGGACGAACTTGAGCGAAACCACCTTTTTGCTGCCGCCCACCCCCGAGGCAGCGGCGCAGGGCGCGGACTACCGGGTGCGCATCTTCACCCCCGGCGGTGAACTGCCCTTTGCCGGCCACCCTACGCTGGGCAGCTGCCACGCTTGGCTGGAGGCCGGTGGCGCGCCCCAAGCCAAAGACCGCATCGTGCAGGAGTGCGCCAAAGGCCTGGTGCAGATCTGCCGCGACGGCAGCCGCCTGGCCTTTGCGGCCCCCTCGTTCCAACGCAAAAACCCCAGCCCCGGCTTGCTGGCGCAGGTGGCCCATGCGCTGGGCCTGACAGCCAAGCAAATCATCTCGGCCCAGCACCTGAGCAACGGCACCGATTGGCTGGGCGTGCTGGTGGACGACATGCAGTCCGTGCTGCAACTGCAGCCTGACCACCCTGCACTCAAGAATTTGGGTGTAAAAGTGGGTGTAGCCGCCGTGGATAGTGCGCGAGCAGCTCCTGATTCCATAGCAAGCAAACTGGAGGTGCGCGCTTTTGCCGCACTCAACGGCATCAACGAAGACCCGGTCACCGGCAGCCTGAACGCCAGCCTGGCCCAGTGGCTGATTGCGGACGAATACATGCCCGCCAGCTACGTGGTGCACCAGGGCACCTGCATCCAGCGCGAAGGCCGCATCCACATCCGCGAGGACGCCAGCGGCCAGGTCTGGGTGGGCGGTGACTCGGTCACCTGCATACGCGGCAGCGCCACTCTGTAA
- a CDS encoding histidine phosphatase family protein, with product MGNLYLVRHGQASFGAADYDNLSELGHRQSVRLGEYFAGKGLQFDAVITGTLKRHAQTWAGIAQGAGLTHQPLEWPGLNEYDSEAVIKAIHPTPLEKPDTPEMYRHHFRLLRDGLTQWMNGVVSPQGMPSYDDFVRGVTSALEHVRKSHTGNVLIVSSGGPISTAVGHVLGTTPETTIELNLRIRNSSVTELAYTPKRHMLVTYNTLPHLDDAAHADWVTYS from the coding sequence ATGGGAAATCTTTATCTGGTGCGCCACGGGCAGGCCTCTTTCGGGGCGGCTGATTACGACAACCTGAGCGAGCTCGGCCACCGGCAGAGCGTGCGGCTGGGGGAGTACTTTGCGGGCAAGGGCTTGCAGTTTGACGCGGTGATCACCGGCACACTCAAGCGCCACGCCCAGACTTGGGCCGGTATTGCCCAAGGCGCGGGGCTCACGCACCAGCCCCTTGAGTGGCCGGGCCTGAATGAATACGACAGCGAGGCGGTGATCAAGGCGATTCACCCTACGCCCCTCGAAAAACCCGATACGCCCGAGATGTACCGCCACCACTTCCGGCTGCTGCGCGACGGCCTGACCCAGTGGATGAATGGGGTGGTCAGCCCGCAGGGCATGCCGAGCTACGACGATTTTGTGCGCGGAGTAACCAGCGCGCTGGAGCATGTCCGCAAGTCGCACACCGGCAATGTGCTGATCGTGAGCAGTGGCGGGCCTATCTCCACTGCCGTGGGGCATGTTTTGGGCACCACGCCCGAAACCACGATTGAGCTGAACCTGCGCATCCGCAACAGCTCTGTGACCGAGTTGGCCTACACCCCCAAACGCCACATGCTGGTGACCTACAACACCCTGCCCCACCTGGATGACGCAGCCCATGCGGATTGGGTGACTTACTCCTGA
- a CDS encoding LysE family translocator, whose product MNTETLFAAGLFAVVSSVTPGPNNTMLMASGVNFGFRRSQRHLWGVNLGFTFMLLCVGLGLHSVLDRFPQFYDVLRYLGSAYMLWIAWKLASARPAPTSGATAAEPGNPAILRPMGFWAAAAFQWINPKAWVMAVTCMSTYLSPNAGAAQVALLAGLFMVMGAPCSAFWVGFGLAMRGLLQDPLRLRIFNITMALALVASLYPMLKG is encoded by the coding sequence ATGAACACCGAAACCCTTTTCGCCGCCGGCCTGTTTGCCGTGGTCAGCTCGGTCACACCCGGGCCTAACAACACCATGCTCATGGCCTCGGGCGTGAACTTCGGGTTCCGGCGCTCGCAGCGCCACCTGTGGGGTGTGAACCTGGGCTTTACCTTCATGCTGCTGTGTGTGGGCCTGGGGCTGCACTCGGTGCTGGACCGGTTTCCGCAGTTTTACGATGTGCTGCGCTACCTGGGCTCGGCCTACATGCTCTGGATTGCCTGGAAGCTGGCCAGCGCACGGCCGGCGCCCACCAGCGGCGCCACCGCAGCAGAGCCCGGCAACCCGGCCATCTTGCGCCCCATGGGGTTTTGGGCTGCCGCCGCCTTTCAATGGATCAACCCCAAGGCCTGGGTGATGGCGGTGACCTGCATGAGCACCTACCTCTCGCCCAACGCCGGAGCGGCCCAAGTGGCGCTGCTGGCGGGCCTGTTTATGGTGATGGGTGCGCCGTGCTCCGCGTTTTGGGTAGGCTTCGGGCTGGCCATGCGCGGCCTGCTGCAAGACCCGCTGCGCCTGCGCATTTTCAACATCACCATGGCGCTGGCCCTGGTGGCCTCGCTCTACCCTATGCTCAAGGGCTGA
- a CDS encoding PLP-dependent aminotransferase family protein, which yields MLMKTAAQTLAEQLCAVFAQRIRDRLLAPGARLPSVRLCAQQQKVSPSTVVTAYDQLLAQGLIEARRNRGFYVRDVPLAQVDGARVAMISGANEAGAEGGSLVLTMPRQRAPLNATALIRGMFHGVSNKPQPGMGVLPKEWLETTFLATAVRRSCSVEALNAFSLQYGEPAGDIGLRRALSTKLAGLAVHAAPEQIITTMGATHALDVVSRTLLRAGDYVMVEEPGWAVEFARLDALGMRILPVPRRAEGPDLEVMAKYCEVHKPKLFVSVSVFHNPTGFCLSPSSAYRILQLANQHDFHIVEDDTYSHFAPEHATRLCALDGLQRTIYVAGFAKILAPNWRVGYMAAPKDLAERLLDTKLLSTLTTPALLEKAIAWCIDQGQLRRHAERIRTQLDAARARSVKLALAHGCTFASDPVGLFGWVETGVDTDALSQRMLDEGYLLAPGALFHAQRTPSSLMRINFACTQEAQFWKTFARLRDESLRFKQKAN from the coding sequence ATGTTGATGAAAACCGCCGCCCAGACCCTGGCCGAGCAGCTCTGCGCTGTGTTCGCCCAGCGCATTCGCGACCGCTTGCTGGCGCCCGGCGCGCGCCTGCCCTCGGTGCGCCTGTGTGCCCAGCAGCAAAAGGTGAGCCCGTCCACCGTGGTGACCGCCTATGACCAGCTGCTGGCCCAAGGCCTGATCGAGGCGCGCCGCAACCGCGGGTTTTATGTGCGAGATGTGCCATTAGCCCAGGTGGATGGTGCGCGTGTAGCTATGATTTCAGGAGCAAATGAGGCTGGCGCGGAAGGCGGCAGTTTGGTGCTGACCATGCCCCGCCAGCGCGCGCCGCTCAACGCCACAGCGCTGATACGCGGCATGTTCCACGGCGTGAGCAACAAGCCGCAGCCCGGCATGGGCGTGCTGCCCAAGGAGTGGCTGGAGACCACCTTTCTGGCCACCGCGGTGCGCCGCAGTTGCAGTGTGGAAGCGCTGAACGCCTTTTCGCTGCAATACGGCGAGCCGGCTGGCGACATCGGGCTGCGCCGAGCGCTGTCTACCAAGCTGGCGGGGCTGGCGGTGCACGCTGCGCCGGAGCAGATCATCACCACCATGGGCGCCACCCATGCGCTGGACGTGGTGAGCCGCACCCTGCTGCGCGCGGGTGACTATGTGATGGTCGAAGAGCCCGGCTGGGCGGTGGAGTTTGCGCGGCTGGACGCCTTGGGCATGCGCATCCTGCCGGTGCCGCGCCGCGCCGAGGGGCCGGACCTGGAGGTGATGGCCAAGTACTGCGAAGTGCACAAGCCCAAGCTGTTTGTGAGCGTGAGCGTGTTCCATAACCCCACCGGTTTTTGCCTCTCGCCCAGCAGCGCTTACCGCATCCTGCAGTTGGCGAATCAGCACGATTTTCATATCGTCGAAGACGACACCTACAGCCACTTTGCCCCCGAGCACGCCACCCGCTTGTGCGCGCTGGACGGGCTGCAGCGCACGATTTATGTGGCGGGCTTTGCCAAGATCCTCGCGCCCAATTGGCGCGTGGGCTACATGGCTGCACCCAAAGACCTGGCCGAGCGCTTGCTCGACACCAAGCTGCTCTCCACCCTGACCACGCCGGCCTTGTTGGAAAAAGCCATTGCCTGGTGCATCGACCAAGGCCAGCTGCGCCGGCACGCCGAGCGCATCCGCACCCAGCTGGATGCTGCGCGCGCCCGCAGCGTGAAGCTGGCGCTGGCCCACGGCTGCACCTTTGCATCGGACCCGGTGGGCTTGTTTGGCTGGGTGGAGACCGGGGTGGACACCGACGCTCTGAGCCAGCGCATGTTGGACGAGGGCTACCTGCTCGCCCCCGGCGCCCTGTTTCATGCGCAGCGCACGCCCAGCAGCCTGATGCGCATCAATTTTGCGTGTACCCAAGAGGCACAGTTCTGGAAAACCTTTGCCCGGCTGCGCGATGAGTCACTGCGATTCAAGCAAAAGGCGAATTAG
- a CDS encoding glutathione S-transferase family protein: protein MTVHIWGRLSSLNVRKVVWAAQETGVAFTRSDAGMAFGVVKTPEYLAMNPNALVPTLQDGDFTLWESNAIVRYLRAKYGNDQLYPQELAQRFDAERWMDWQQTTLNRESGGAFLQWFRTPADKRDAAVIARSTAATEPAMAQLNDHLATRTWMCGEHFSMADIPVACDVHRWFALPQQRPAWPHLERWFAAILARPATRGVLDLPIS from the coding sequence ATGACGGTCCATATCTGGGGGCGCCTGAGTTCGCTCAACGTACGCAAAGTGGTGTGGGCCGCGCAAGAAACCGGCGTCGCCTTTACCCGCAGCGATGCGGGCATGGCCTTCGGGGTGGTCAAAACCCCCGAGTACCTGGCCATGAACCCCAATGCGCTGGTGCCCACGCTGCAGGATGGCGACTTCACGCTCTGGGAGAGCAACGCCATCGTGCGTTACCTCCGCGCCAAGTACGGCAATGACCAGCTCTACCCCCAAGAACTGGCGCAACGCTTTGACGCCGAGCGCTGGATGGACTGGCAGCAAACCACCCTGAACCGCGAGAGCGGTGGCGCGTTCCTGCAATGGTTCCGCACGCCGGCAGACAAGCGCGACGCTGCCGTCATTGCCCGCTCCACCGCCGCCACCGAGCCGGCCATGGCCCAACTCAACGACCATTTGGCCACCCGCACCTGGATGTGCGGCGAGCACTTCAGCATGGCAGACATTCCCGTGGCCTGTGATGTGCACCGCTGGTTCGCCCTGCCGCAGCAGCGGCCTGCTTGGCCGCACCTGGAGCGCTGGTTTGCGGCCATCCTGGCGCGCCCGGCCACCCGCGGTGTGCTCGACCTCCCTATTTCATAA
- a CDS encoding LysE family translocator, whose protein sequence is MISTQQFLIFAAAALLMAVTPGPNMIYLISRSLCQGRKAGVMSWFGVVLGFSVHMLCASVGLTALFMAVPMGYELLKFAGALYLIWLAWQAVRPGARSPFEAKDLPPEPPRKLFVMGLLTSVLNPKVAIFYLSVLPQFIAPESGSVLAQSMMLGFTQVFIGSSVNLMVTLSAAAMASWFAQHRLWLAVQRYVMGLVLGALAVKLLAQQRNAA, encoded by the coding sequence ATGATCTCCACACAACAGTTCCTGATCTTTGCTGCGGCCGCCTTGTTAATGGCGGTGACACCGGGGCCCAACATGATTTACCTCATCTCGCGCTCCTTGTGCCAGGGGCGCAAGGCCGGTGTCATGTCGTGGTTTGGCGTAGTACTTGGCTTTTCGGTGCACATGCTGTGTGCCTCCGTTGGCCTCACCGCGCTATTTATGGCGGTGCCCATGGGCTACGAATTGCTGAAGTTCGCGGGGGCTCTTTATTTGATCTGGCTGGCCTGGCAAGCGGTGCGCCCCGGCGCGCGCTCCCCTTTTGAGGCCAAGGACCTGCCACCCGAACCGCCCCGCAAGCTGTTCGTCATGGGCTTGCTCACCAGCGTCCTGAACCCGAAAGTCGCCATCTTTTATCTTTCCGTCTTGCCGCAGTTCATTGCACCCGAGTCCGGCTCAGTGCTGGCGCAAAGCATGATGCTGGGCTTCACTCAGGTCTTCATCGGCTCCAGTGTCAATTTGATGGTCACTCTCTCGGCGGCAGCCATGGCCAGCTGGTTCGCCCAGCACCGTCTGTGGCTCGCCGTTCAACGCTACGTCATGGGCTTGGTGTTGGGGGCGCTGGCGGTCAAACTCTTGGCCCAGCAGCGCAATGCGGCTTGA
- a CDS encoding PLP-dependent aminotransferase family protein encodes MTNSTHWTLAERAAKMNPSVIREILKVTEKPGIISFAGGLPSSKTFPVAEFEAACAKVLKDDPAGALQYAASEGYGPLRELVAAQLKAQSAAAGVTWNVDPAQVLITTGSQQGLDLVAKILIDKDSKVLVESPTYLGAVMAFTPMEPNVVSVASDAEGIDIADLAAKSADARFLYVLPNFQNPTGRSMTEARRAALSAEAARSGLPIMEDNPYGDLWFDQAPPAPLTARNPEGGIYLGSFSKVLAPGLRMGFIVAPKAVYPKLLQAKQAADLHSPGFNQRLIFEVMQNGFLDRHVPTIRSLYKAQRDAMLEALAKHFPESKGPDSANADSTFTWNTPAGGMFLWARLPAGMNAVDLLPHAVDKGVAFVPGAPFYAGNADARAMRLSFVTPSVEEIHRGVAALAEAIHAQRS; translated from the coding sequence ATGACGAACTCCACGCACTGGACCCTGGCCGAACGTGCCGCCAAGATGAACCCCTCGGTGATCCGCGAGATCCTCAAAGTGACCGAGAAGCCCGGCATCATCAGCTTCGCCGGCGGCCTGCCCAGCAGCAAAACCTTCCCCGTGGCCGAGTTTGAAGCCGCCTGCGCCAAGGTGCTCAAAGACGACCCGGCTGGTGCACTGCAGTACGCCGCCAGCGAGGGCTACGGCCCCCTGCGCGAACTGGTCGCCGCCCAGCTCAAAGCCCAAAGCGCCGCTGCCGGCGTGACCTGGAACGTGGACCCCGCGCAGGTGCTCATCACCACCGGCTCGCAGCAAGGCCTGGACCTGGTTGCCAAAATCTTGATCGACAAAGACAGCAAGGTGCTGGTCGAGTCCCCCACCTATTTGGGCGCGGTGATGGCCTTCACGCCGATGGAGCCCAACGTGGTGAGCGTGGCCAGCGACGCTGAAGGCATCGATATTGCCGACCTGGCTGCCAAGTCTGCCGACGCCCGCTTTTTGTATGTGTTGCCCAACTTCCAGAACCCCACCGGCCGCAGCATGACCGAGGCGCGCCGCGCCGCGCTCAGCGCAGAAGCCGCCCGCAGTGGCCTGCCCATCATGGAAGACAACCCCTATGGCGACCTGTGGTTTGATCAGGCACCTCCTGCGCCCCTGACCGCGCGCAACCCCGAGGGCGGCATTTACCTCGGCTCGTTCTCCAAAGTGCTGGCGCCCGGCTTGCGCATGGGCTTTATCGTGGCGCCCAAGGCGGTGTACCCCAAGCTCTTGCAAGCCAAGCAAGCGGCCGACCTGCACAGCCCCGGCTTCAACCAGCGCCTGATTTTTGAGGTGATGCAAAACGGTTTCCTGGACCGCCATGTGCCCACCATCCGCAGCCTCTACAAAGCCCAGCGCGACGCCATGCTGGAAGCCTTGGCCAAGCACTTCCCCGAGTCGAAAGGCCCGGACTCTGCCAATGCCGACAGCACCTTCACCTGGAACACCCCCGCCGGTGGCATGTTCTTGTGGGCGCGCCTGCCTGCCGGCATGAACGCCGTGGACCTGCTGCCCCACGCCGTGGACAAGGGCGTGGCCTTTGTGCCCGGCGCGCCGTTCTACGCCGGCAATGCGGACGCCCGCGCCATGCGCCTGAGCTTTGTGACCCCGAGCGTGGAAGAAATCCACCGCGGTGTGGCCGCGCTGGCCGAAGCCATCCACGCCCAAAGGAGCTGA
- a CDS encoding DMT family transporter, translated as MNSKNETRGLWLGLLGVAIFAITLPMTRLATGTADAPQLSPWFVTLGRAALAGGLSIVFLLATRSRWPTAAEWRPLSIATLGNALGFPLLIGYALLTISASHAAVIIALLPLATAVVAAIVMHQRARLGFWLSACIGAALVVGFSLYRATQHGPSLALEWGDVLMLGAVVSAALGYVYGAKVTPTLGAEQVICWVCVLALPVTLPGAWLTWPEQAVRASSWWALGYVGVFSMWAGFFAWYRGLALGGTLKVSQVQLLQPFLSILAAIPLLGESLDLMTVGFALAVVATVFIGKRFASSPVPPPAPRASPTDLPRATP; from the coding sequence ATGAACTCCAAAAACGAAACACGCGGCCTCTGGCTGGGCCTGCTTGGCGTGGCGATCTTTGCCATTACCTTGCCCATGACCCGCCTGGCCACCGGCACCGCCGACGCGCCCCAGCTGTCGCCCTGGTTTGTGACGCTGGGTCGCGCGGCGCTGGCCGGCGGTTTGTCGATTGTGTTTCTGCTGGCCACCCGCTCGCGCTGGCCTACCGCCGCCGAGTGGCGCCCCTTAAGCATTGCCACGCTAGGCAATGCGCTGGGCTTCCCGCTGCTGATCGGCTACGCACTCCTCACCATCAGCGCGAGCCACGCCGCCGTCATCATTGCGCTGCTGCCGCTGGCGACTGCGGTGGTGGCCGCCATCGTCATGCACCAACGGGCACGGCTGGGCTTTTGGCTGAGTGCCTGCATTGGTGCCGCGCTGGTGGTGGGCTTTTCGCTCTACCGCGCCACGCAGCATGGCCCGAGCCTGGCCCTTGAGTGGGGCGATGTGCTGATGCTGGGCGCCGTGGTGTCTGCCGCGCTGGGTTATGTGTATGGCGCCAAGGTCACCCCCACGCTGGGTGCCGAGCAGGTTATCTGCTGGGTGTGTGTGCTGGCGCTGCCCGTCACCCTGCCGGGTGCCTGGCTCACCTGGCCGGAGCAGGCGGTTCGCGCCAGCTCCTGGTGGGCACTAGGATATGTGGGGGTGTTCTCGATGTGGGCGGGCTTTTTTGCCTGGTACCGCGGGCTGGCGCTGGGCGGCACGCTCAAGGTGAGCCAGGTGCAACTGCTGCAACCGTTCTTGAGCATTCTGGCGGCCATCCCCCTCTTGGGCGAGTCGTTAGACCTGATGACGGTGGGCTTTGCACTGGCCGTGGTGGCTACCGTGTTCATCGGCAAGCGGTTTGCCTCCAGCCCCGTGCCCCCACCTGCGCCCCGGGCCAGCCCTACCGACCTGCCAAGGGCCACGCCATGA
- a CDS encoding PhzF family phenazine biosynthesis protein: MTPRAYQQVDVFTRIPYLGNALGVVMDGSGLSDEEMQAFARWTNLSETTFLLPPSPAAAAQGADYRVRIFTPADELPFAGHPTLGSCHAWLQAGGASKVAGTIVQECAKGLVKLKRDDTRLAFAAPSLQRSTPDSALIARVASGLGLRAEQVRAAQWLDNGPVWLGLLLDSMDTVLDLRPDHSALKGLARGIGVAGMDVAPAAPDLIVRSNREARAFGGSSSSSAATLDDPPSIEVRFFADDIGVTEDPVTGSFNASLAQWLIADGIAPARYVAAQGTCIGRAGRVFIEQDAQGQVWVGGDSVTCIEGKVTL, translated from the coding sequence ATGACCCCACGCGCCTACCAACAAGTCGACGTCTTCACCCGCATCCCCTACCTCGGCAACGCCTTGGGCGTGGTGATGGACGGCAGCGGCCTCAGCGACGAAGAGATGCAGGCTTTCGCCCGCTGGACCAACCTGAGCGAGACCACTTTTTTGCTGCCCCCCAGCCCCGCAGCGGCGGCGCAGGGCGCGGACTACCGGGTGCGCATCTTCACCCCCGCCGATGAGCTGCCGTTTGCCGGCCACCCCACGCTGGGCAGCTGCCACGCCTGGCTGCAAGCGGGTGGCGCGTCCAAGGTGGCTGGCACCATCGTGCAAGAGTGCGCCAAAGGTTTAGTCAAACTCAAGCGCGACGACACCCGCCTCGCCTTTGCCGCGCCCAGCCTGCAGCGCAGCACGCCCGACTCAGCGCTGATCGCACGGGTGGCTTCAGGCTTGGGGCTGCGCGCAGAGCAAGTTCGCGCAGCCCAGTGGCTGGACAACGGGCCAGTCTGGCTGGGCCTGCTGCTCGACAGCATGGACACCGTGCTGGACTTGCGCCCGGATCACTCTGCCCTCAAAGGTTTGGCACGCGGCATCGGTGTAGCCGGCATGGATGTTGCGCCAGCAGCTCCTGATTTGATAGTACGCAGCAACCGCGAAGCACGCGCTTTCGGGGGCAGCAGCAGCTCAAGCGCCGCCACACTAGACGACCCCCCGTCCATCGAGGTCCGCTTCTTTGCGGACGATATCGGCGTGACCGAAGACCCCGTCACCGGCAGCTTCAACGCCAGTCTCGCCCAGTGGCTGATTGCCGATGGCATCGCCCCTGCCCGCTACGTAGCCGCCCAGGGCACCTGCATAGGCCGTGCCGGCCGCGTGTTTATTGAGCAAGACGCGCAGGGCCAGGTATGGGTGGGCGGCGACTCGGTCACTTGCATTGAAGGAAAGGTCACCCTGTGA